The following proteins come from a genomic window of Lytechinus pictus isolate F3 Inbred chromosome 1, Lp3.0, whole genome shotgun sequence:
- the LOC135153222 gene encoding uncharacterized protein LOC135153222 — MMPYNTVFFILVFVFASFACLRVKMVSSLCSDGYDLNYTLPLFEQCNVKMMNGREVQTIPKLLPSSATKNCHERQHADILQGRRTCRVPDCLKKPCKHGWCEEIFIGFTCHCQPGYSGDYCEKRNGTTGGNYTDGMQGMGVKSIYETTRILEQQDVTTTEIMSTTDMPTTTSSFGQEKDSFSDLDYLYSSGDYWYDRDDPGGLEMFISCWNVTKKKADRMCANEYRDDMRPFFPTSERMLQTIVDALPETCAMGDSDRDYIWLWLHCQYPNHDLVNGTTYTILEMMKMITNWDCFADVGNVDPSLLEMCYSMFSNNIVTISNIEERCLQMKMSHVDGHFRYQFRGANCENDSAYAVCLKVDQ; from the exons atg aTGCCTTACAACACGGTATTTTTCATCCTCGTCTTCGTCTTTGCTAGTTTTGCATGCCTTCGTGTGAAAATGG TCTCTTCTCTTTGCTCCGACGGATACGACCTTAATTACACGCTACCATTATTCGAGCAATGTAATGTAAAGATGATGAATGGCCGTGAAGTACAGACGATTCCGAAGCTTCTTCCTAGTTCAGCCACTAAGAATTGCCATGAAAGGCAACATGCTGATATACTACAGGGCCGCCGAACATGCCGTGTGCCAG ACTGTTTGAAAAAGCCTTGTAAGCATGGTTGGTGTGAGGAGATTTTCATCGGATTCACCTGTCATTGTCAGCCTGGGTACTCGGGAGATTATTGTGAAAAAA GAAATGGCACAACAGGAGGAAATTACACCGACGGCATGCAAGGCATGGGTGTGAAATCTATTTATG AGACTACTCGGATTCTCGAACAACAGGATGTCACAACAACTGAAATAATGTCTACAACAG ATATGCCAACAACTACATCTTCCTTTGGACAAGAGAAAGATTCGTTCTCTG ATTTAGATTATTTATACTCCAGTGGAGACTATTGGTACGACAGAGATGATCCAG GCGGCCTTGAAATGTTCATATCGTGTTGGAATGTAACCAAGAAAAAAGCCGACCGCATGTGTGCAAATGAATACCGTGACGATATGAGGCCCTTCTTTCCTACTAGTGAAAGAATGTTGCAAACCATTGTCGATGCATTGCCCGAAACCTGCGCCATGGGGGATAGTGATAGAGATTACATCTGGTTGTGGCTTCATTGTCAGTATCCTAACCACGATCTTGTTAATGGGACCACTTACACAATtcttgaaatgatgaagatgattacgAATTGGGACTGTTTTGCCGATGTTGGAAACGTCGATCCGAGCCTGCTGGAGATGTGTTACTCGATGTTTAGTAACAACATAG TGACGATTTCTAACATCGAAGAAAGATGTCTCCAGATGAAAATGTCTCACGTAGATGGACACTTCAGGTACCAGTTCAGAGGAGCGAACTGTGAGAACGACTCCGCTTATGCAGTTTGCTTAAAAGTCGACCAGTAA
- the LOC129256938 gene encoding uncharacterized protein LOC129256938, with amino-acid sequence MDQSEFPRSGQRQAPSTPPKREAWSPTFDGPPSHQYTNERRDGGVYRPSSSISGRDLRVHPVDDRGRLIDPEEQEEQGVRRRRRRRTKGGDKWFCCVCGSVITILIITIIVVAVIVLWVVTDFQFGSSDSSVTSTTAVAASSTTTTIPTTVDTTMTTNEEVTAEMVTFDMTTTDSMTSQTSEAWATADEHTSAAFESTTAESVTN; translated from the exons ATGGACCAAAG TGAATTTCCGAGGAGCGGTCAGCGGCAGGCACCCTCCACCCCTCCCAAGCGAGAGGCTTGGAGCCCCACCTTCGATGGCCCTCCATCTCACCAATATACCAACGAGAGGAGGGATGGTGGAGTCTACCGGCCATCGTCTTCGATATCAGGTCGCGATCTACGGGTTCATCCTGTTGACGACCGTGGCAGGTTGATTGATCCGGAGGAACAGGAAGAGCAAGGGGtgagaagaagacgaagaagaaggaCCAAAGGAGGGGATAAATGGTTTTGCTGTGTATGTGGTAGCGTCATCACCATcttgatcatcaccatcatcgtggTTGCCGTAATAGTCTTATGGGTAGTGACAG atTTCCAGTTTGGTTCATCAGATTCCTCCGTCACATCAACTACAGCTGTGGCAGCATCATCTACAACAACTACCATACCCACCACAGTGGATACAACAATGACGACAAATGAAGAGGTTACTGCAGAAATGGTAACATTTGACATGACAACCACCGATTCAATGACGAGTCAAACTAGTGAGGCGTGGGCTACCGCGGATGAACATACGTCAGCAGCATTCGAATCTACGACAGCAGAATCTGTAACAAATTAA